In Alicyclobacillus macrosporangiidus CPP55, a single window of DNA contains:
- the argF gene encoding ornithine carbamoyltransferase — protein sequence MSVRSMRSSIGRRHATVVPLGEGYLSVRLQNALMAAHQSLCGQDFLDFSSYSSGELRALLKLAEVLKEAQRTGFTHELLVGKTLGMIFEKASTRTRVSFEVAMLQLGGHALYLPSGTTQMGRGEPIADTARVMSRYVDAVMIRTFGHEIVQEFAEYATIPVINGLTDEHHPCQALSDALTILEHKGRLEGITIAYLGDGNNMAHSLLQLAPKLGMNIRVACPSGYLPMREVVEEAIHWGQANGTQVLVTTDPLRAIEDADVVYTDVWASMGAEAEAEERKEKFADYQVNAELVAQAAPDYIFMHCLPAHRGEEVTAEIIDGPHSVVFDQAENRLHVQKAILSALMADAGAFGED from the coding sequence ATGAGCGTTCGCAGCATGAGGAGTTCCATCGGGCGCCGGCACGCGACGGTGGTGCCGCTGGGAGAAGGGTACCTGTCGGTGCGACTGCAGAATGCCTTGATGGCGGCCCACCAGTCGCTGTGCGGTCAGGACTTCTTGGATTTCTCCAGCTATTCCAGCGGCGAACTGCGCGCCTTGCTGAAATTGGCGGAGGTCCTGAAGGAAGCGCAAAGGACCGGGTTCACCCACGAACTGTTGGTGGGCAAGACCCTCGGTATGATCTTCGAGAAGGCGTCGACGCGCACGCGCGTATCGTTTGAGGTGGCGATGCTGCAGCTGGGCGGGCACGCCCTGTACCTGCCGAGCGGCACGACGCAGATGGGCCGCGGCGAACCCATCGCGGACACCGCCCGGGTGATGTCCCGCTACGTCGATGCGGTGATGATCCGCACCTTCGGCCATGAGATCGTGCAGGAGTTCGCCGAGTATGCGACCATCCCCGTGATCAACGGGCTCACGGACGAGCATCATCCGTGCCAGGCGCTGTCGGACGCCCTGACGATCCTGGAGCACAAAGGACGCCTCGAGGGCATCACCATCGCATATCTCGGCGATGGCAACAACATGGCCCACTCGCTGTTGCAGCTGGCGCCGAAGCTCGGCATGAACATCCGCGTGGCGTGCCCGAGCGGCTATCTGCCGATGCGGGAGGTCGTGGAGGAGGCCATCCACTGGGGCCAGGCCAACGGCACGCAGGTGCTCGTCACCACCGACCCGCTGCGGGCCATCGAAGACGCGGACGTGGTGTACACGGACGTGTGGGCCAGTATGGGGGCCGAGGCGGAGGCGGAGGAGCGCAAGGAAAAGTTCGCCGACTATCAGGTGAACGCTGAACTGGTGGCGCAGGCCGCGCCGGATTACATCTTCATGCACTGCCTGCCGGCGCACCGGGGCGAAGAGGTGACGGCGGAGATCATCGACGGGCCGCACTCGGTCGTGTTCGATCAGGCCGAGAACCGGCTGCACGTACAGAAAGCCATCTTGTCCGCGCTGATGGCGGACGCGGGCGCATTCGGGGAGGACTGA
- a CDS encoding argininosuccinate synthase, with product MADKLVLAYSGGLDTSVAIQWLKEKYGYDVIAMCVDVGEGRDLDFVQKKAIQVGAVKSYRIDAVARFAYDFILPALQANALYEGKYPLASALSRPLISQLLVELAAQEGAVAVAHGCTGKGNDQVRFEVSVKALNPSLKVIAPVREWSWTRDEEIEYAKQHGIPIPVTEDSPYSIDANLWGRAIECGVLEDPWAEAPEDAYLWTTSPEKAPDEPAYVEISFEQGVPVALNGQQMPLHELIHALNAIAGAHGVGRIDHVENRLVGIKSRELYESPAGVVLVHAHKELEALTLTREVAQFKAGIELEYHKLIYNGLWFSPLKAALDAFVKETQKDVTGDVRVKLYKGHFQAVGRKSPHSLYRHDLATYSKGDAFDHQAAVGFITLWGLPTTVYAGVHQGVGAVAADAHPVHSHAIEAEEAATGTAAAAGAPTA from the coding sequence ATGGCAGACAAACTGGTGTTGGCGTATTCCGGCGGCCTCGACACGTCGGTCGCCATTCAATGGCTGAAGGAAAAATACGGGTACGACGTCATTGCGATGTGCGTCGACGTGGGCGAGGGCCGGGATCTCGACTTCGTGCAGAAGAAGGCCATCCAGGTGGGGGCGGTGAAGTCCTACCGGATCGACGCCGTAGCCCGCTTCGCCTACGATTTCATCCTGCCGGCGCTGCAGGCCAACGCTCTGTACGAGGGCAAGTACCCGCTGGCGTCCGCCCTGTCGCGTCCGCTCATCTCGCAGCTCTTGGTGGAGCTTGCGGCTCAGGAGGGCGCGGTGGCCGTGGCGCACGGATGCACGGGGAAGGGCAACGACCAGGTGCGGTTCGAAGTGTCGGTGAAGGCTCTCAACCCGTCGCTCAAGGTGATCGCCCCCGTGCGCGAGTGGAGCTGGACGCGGGACGAAGAGATCGAGTACGCGAAACAACACGGCATCCCGATCCCCGTCACGGAGGACAGCCCGTACAGCATCGACGCCAACCTGTGGGGGCGCGCCATCGAGTGCGGCGTGCTGGAGGACCCGTGGGCCGAGGCGCCGGAGGACGCCTATCTGTGGACCACGAGCCCGGAGAAGGCGCCGGATGAACCCGCATACGTGGAGATCTCGTTTGAGCAGGGTGTGCCGGTGGCATTGAATGGCCAGCAGATGCCGTTGCATGAACTCATCCACGCGCTCAATGCCATCGCCGGAGCGCATGGGGTGGGGCGGATCGATCACGTCGAAAACCGCCTGGTCGGCATCAAATCCCGCGAACTGTACGAGTCCCCGGCCGGGGTGGTGCTGGTGCATGCCCACAAAGAGTTGGAGGCCCTCACGCTGACTCGGGAAGTGGCTCAGTTCAAGGCGGGGATCGAGCTGGAGTACCACAAGCTCATCTACAACGGCCTGTGGTTCTCGCCGCTCAAGGCCGCGCTGGACGCGTTCGTGAAGGAGACGCAGAAGGACGTCACCGGCGACGTGCGCGTGAAGCTGTACAAGGGGCACTTCCAGGCGGTCGGCCGCAAGTCGCCGCACTCCCTGTACCGGCATGACCTGGCCACCTACTCGAAGGGGGACGCTTTTGACCACCAGGCCGCGGTCGGCTTCATCACCCTGTGGGGGCTGCCGACGACGGTGTACGCGGGCGTGCACCAGGGCGTGGGCGCGGTGGCGGCGGACGCGCATCCGGTGCACAGCCATGCCATCGAGGCGGAGGAGGCCGCGACGGGAACGGCCGCGGCGGCGGGAGCGCCGACGGCATGA
- the argH gene encoding argininosuccinate lyase, with the protein MKLWGGRFTEETDKLVEQYTSSITFDQRLAEVDIEGSIAHAKMLGATGIVAKEEADALVAGLEALLADVRRGAVSFRVEDEDIHMNVERLLHERLGPVAGKLHTARSRNDQVALDMHLYMRRAAAETLSGIRALQEALVEQADRHLGVVIPGYTHLQRAQPVLLSHHLLAYFWMLERDAERMADVVKRTDRMPLGAGALAGTTLPIDREFVMRELGFTKLYENSLDAVSDRDYLLDYLSAASILMMHLSRFSEEMILWMSEEFGWLELADAYCTGSSMMPQKKNPDVPELVRGKTGRVYGHLLGLLTVMKGLPLAYNKDLQEDKEGVFDTIDTVLPALTLFTGMVRTMKIREQRLVTAFDRDFSNATDVADYLVQKGVPFRQAHEIVGKLVLHAVQTGTNLAGLPLEVYEAASPAFGPDIYDAIALHRVVNARNVRGGTGLEAVTRQLAIAREVLAKAQAQA; encoded by the coding sequence ATGAAGCTGTGGGGCGGGCGCTTCACGGAGGAGACCGACAAGCTGGTCGAGCAGTACACGTCGTCGATCACGTTCGACCAACGCCTGGCTGAGGTGGACATCGAGGGCAGCATTGCCCACGCGAAAATGCTCGGGGCGACCGGCATCGTCGCCAAGGAGGAGGCGGACGCGCTGGTGGCGGGGCTCGAGGCCCTGCTGGCGGACGTCCGCCGTGGCGCGGTGTCCTTTCGCGTGGAGGACGAGGACATCCACATGAACGTCGAGCGGTTGCTGCACGAGCGCCTGGGCCCGGTGGCGGGGAAGCTGCACACGGCGCGCAGCCGCAACGACCAGGTGGCGCTCGACATGCACCTGTACATGCGCCGGGCGGCGGCGGAGACGCTGAGCGGCATCCGTGCGCTGCAAGAGGCGTTGGTGGAACAAGCGGATCGACACCTCGGCGTGGTCATCCCCGGCTACACCCACCTGCAGCGGGCGCAACCGGTGCTGTTGTCGCACCACCTGCTGGCGTATTTCTGGATGCTCGAGCGGGACGCGGAGCGCATGGCGGACGTGGTCAAGCGGACGGATCGCATGCCGCTGGGCGCGGGGGCGTTGGCGGGGACGACGCTGCCCATTGACCGCGAGTTCGTCATGCGCGAGCTCGGCTTCACGAAGCTGTACGAGAACTCCCTCGACGCGGTGTCGGACCGGGACTATCTGCTCGACTACCTGTCGGCGGCGAGCATCCTGATGATGCACCTGTCCCGGTTCTCGGAAGAGATGATCCTGTGGATGAGTGAGGAGTTCGGGTGGCTCGAGCTGGCGGACGCGTACTGCACCGGATCGAGCATGATGCCGCAGAAGAAGAACCCGGACGTCCCGGAGCTGGTGCGGGGGAAGACGGGCCGGGTGTACGGGCACCTCTTGGGGCTGCTGACGGTGATGAAGGGCCTGCCGCTGGCGTACAACAAGGACCTGCAGGAGGACAAGGAAGGGGTTTTCGACACCATCGACACGGTGCTGCCGGCCCTGACCTTGTTCACGGGCATGGTGCGGACGATGAAAATTCGGGAGCAGCGGCTGGTGACCGCGTTCGATCGCGATTTCTCCAACGCGACCGACGTGGCGGACTACCTGGTCCAGAAGGGCGTGCCGTTCCGGCAGGCGCACGAGATCGTGGGGAAGCTGGTGCTGCACGCGGTGCAGACGGGCACGAATCTGGCGGGATTGCCGCTGGAGGTGTACGAGGCGGCATCGCCGGCCTTCGGCCCGGACATCTATGACGCCATCGCCTTGCACCGGGTGGTCAACGCGCGCAACGTGCGTGGCGGGACGGGCCTGGAGGCGGTGACGCGCCAGCTCGCCATCGCGCGCGAGGTGCTGGCGAAGGCTCAGGCGCAGGCCTGA
- a CDS encoding glycosyltransferase family 4 protein has protein sequence MRVWVLTHEYEPWIIGGLGVVATRLSRALADLDLDVTVFSRGHGDPKVRREHNVTVLRIPKRAPYYRRDRRRYRGGPILSIAKHFHLDWPDVVHVHSVGFTNLASRLRRRTGMPVVYTCHSLVRDEPPSRHKSMVMQRQERLLTMADRIAVPSEWQRQGLIAAYPHCADKVIVIPNGVDVPEEVQTVNRMATRKEDSAIRLLFAGRLIENKGIEPLLYAVALLRQRGLPVILDVFGRGSHNYEMYLKKTAQRLKIANYVRWCGLYSHHGMADVYASHDIVVVPSHGESFGLVALEAMAYGIPLVSTQSGGLSDFVDEQVAAIIPRVEGDAIADAIWNAVKQSETMTARVVAGRSRAAQYTWPSVAQRYHELFANLIHNMGRFSFATMPRQYDAR, from the coding sequence ATGCGCGTATGGGTCCTCACGCACGAGTATGAACCGTGGATCATCGGCGGCCTCGGCGTGGTGGCGACGCGGCTATCCCGCGCTCTGGCTGACCTAGACCTTGATGTCACCGTGTTCTCTCGTGGTCATGGTGATCCAAAGGTACGCCGCGAACACAACGTCACCGTGCTGCGCATCCCCAAGCGGGCGCCGTATTATCGCCGAGACCGGCGGCGCTATCGGGGTGGGCCTATCCTCTCGATCGCGAAGCATTTCCATCTGGACTGGCCTGACGTCGTGCACGTGCACAGCGTGGGGTTTACCAACCTCGCATCGCGGCTGCGGCGGCGGACCGGGATGCCGGTCGTCTACACCTGCCATTCCCTTGTTCGCGACGAACCTCCGTCACGCCACAAGTCGATGGTCATGCAGCGTCAAGAACGGCTTTTGACGATGGCGGACCGGATTGCCGTGCCGAGTGAGTGGCAACGCCAAGGCCTCATCGCTGCCTACCCGCACTGTGCCGACAAGGTCATCGTTATCCCCAACGGGGTCGATGTGCCTGAGGAAGTGCAAACGGTGAACCGAATGGCCACGCGGAAAGAAGACTCGGCGATCCGCCTCTTGTTCGCCGGGCGTCTGATAGAAAATAAGGGCATTGAACCGCTTTTGTACGCAGTGGCCCTCCTGAGGCAGCGAGGTCTCCCCGTCATCTTGGACGTCTTCGGCCGTGGCAGCCACAACTATGAGATGTACCTCAAAAAAACCGCGCAACGGCTGAAGATTGCGAACTACGTGCGATGGTGCGGGTTGTATTCACATCACGGCATGGCGGACGTGTACGCCTCCCACGACATCGTGGTGGTCCCGAGCCATGGGGAGTCGTTCGGTCTGGTCGCGCTCGAGGCGATGGCATATGGGATACCCTTGGTGTCCACCCAATCGGGAGGGCTCTCGGACTTTGTCGATGAGCAGGTCGCGGCCATCATTCCCAGGGTCGAAGGAGATGCCATCGCGGACGCGATCTGGAATGCTGTGAAGCAGTCCGAGACGATGACGGCACGCGTTGTTGCAGGGAGATCGCGGGCCGCGCAGTACACGTGGCCGAGCGTGGCACAACGCTACCACGAACTCTTCGCGAATCTGATCCATAACATGGGCCGTTTCAGTTTTGCCACCATGCCTCGTCAATACGACGCGAGGTAA
- a CDS encoding aspartate kinase: protein MLIVQKYGGTSVGSIERIEAVADRIARTVRAGHQVAVVVSAMGHTTDELVSLAHAIDPDPDGREMDALLSTGEQVSAALVAMALQKRGLGARSLTGWQAGIHTERVYGAARMLNIETKVLREALEQGIIPVITGFQGIAGDDVTTLGRGGSDTTAVAVAAVLKADVCEIYTDVTGVFTTDPRVVPNARKLTEVSYDEMLELANLGAQVLHPRAVENAKQFEVKLVVRSSFTEEEGTYVVETPVGFEKRNVVTGIAFEREVARIALVGVPLQRHGLASVFGTLAERNVNVDVIVQSVVQQAGVDVSFTVKEEDSERAMRILRDLQTDLGYRDLVREDGLAKVSIVGAGMISNPGVAAHMFQVLADADIPIKMVSTSEIKVSCIIAAAELERAVKALHEAFIETE from the coding sequence ATGCTGATTGTACAAAAGTACGGGGGAACCTCCGTCGGGAGCATCGAGCGGATTGAGGCGGTAGCGGATCGCATTGCGAGAACGGTGCGAGCGGGTCACCAGGTGGCCGTGGTGGTGTCCGCGATGGGCCACACCACGGACGAGCTGGTAAGTCTAGCACACGCGATCGATCCGGACCCGGACGGCCGAGAAATGGACGCCCTGCTGTCGACGGGCGAGCAGGTCTCGGCAGCGCTGGTGGCCATGGCGCTGCAGAAGCGGGGTTTGGGCGCGCGATCGCTGACGGGCTGGCAGGCGGGCATTCACACGGAGCGGGTGTACGGCGCTGCGAGGATGCTGAACATCGAGACCAAGGTGCTGCGCGAGGCGCTGGAACAAGGCATCATTCCGGTCATCACCGGCTTCCAGGGGATTGCGGGGGATGACGTGACGACCCTGGGCCGCGGCGGGTCGGACACCACGGCGGTCGCAGTGGCCGCGGTGCTGAAGGCAGACGTGTGTGAGATCTACACGGATGTCACGGGTGTCTTCACGACCGATCCGCGCGTCGTCCCGAACGCCCGCAAGCTGACCGAGGTGTCGTACGACGAGATGCTCGAGCTCGCCAACCTGGGTGCGCAGGTGCTGCACCCGCGCGCGGTCGAGAACGCCAAGCAGTTCGAGGTCAAGCTGGTGGTTCGCTCCAGCTTCACGGAGGAGGAAGGAACGTACGTGGTCGAGACCCCCGTTGGATTCGAGAAGAGGAACGTCGTCACAGGCATTGCGTTTGAGCGGGAGGTGGCGCGCATCGCGTTGGTGGGCGTGCCGCTGCAGCGCCACGGGCTGGCGTCGGTGTTCGGGACGCTGGCGGAGCGGAATGTGAATGTCGACGTCATTGTCCAGAGCGTCGTGCAACAGGCGGGCGTGGATGTGTCGTTCACCGTCAAGGAAGAGGATTCGGAGCGGGCGATGCGCATCCTGCGCGACCTGCAGACGGACCTCGGCTACCGCGATCTGGTCCGGGAAGACGGCTTGGCGAAGGTGTCCATCGTCGGCGCGGGGATGATCAGCAACCCTGGTGTCGCGGCGCACATGTTCCAGGTGCTCGCAGACGCGGATATCCCCATCAAGATGGTGTCCACCTCCGAGATCAAGGTTTCGTGCATCATCGCGGCCGCGGAGCTGGAGCGGGCCGTCAAGGCATTGCACGAGGCGTTCATCGAGACAGAGTGA
- the fdhF gene encoding formate dehydrogenase subunit alpha codes for MAGATHVEDKTSRATGPVLAVGPASAPTPARAAASAPTVRVSVDGREVEVAAGSNVLAAVLQTDERFPHICYHPALGPIQTCDTCIAEIDGKLQRACAVEARDGMQVRTKAVAARWARKEAMDRILHNHELYCTVCDNNNGNCVVHNTAMAMNIEHQKYPFSPKPYEQDNSHPFYRYDPDQCILCGRCVEACQNLQVSEVLSIDWSRERPRVIWDNDVPINESSCVSCGHCVTVCPCNALMEKSMLGEAGFLTGIDPALLERMIHLTKETEPGYGPIFTVSEVEAKMREARIQRTKTVCTYCGVGCSFDIWTKGRKILRVQPQMEAPANQISTCVKGKFGWEWVNHRDRLLTPLIRRGDEFVPATWDEALDLVAQRLTEIKQRYGPDAIGYISSSKCTNEENYLMQKFARAVMGTNNIDNCSRYCQTPATEGLHRTVGYGGDSGSIRDIEMADLVIVIGANPAESHPVLSTRVRRAHKKRGQKLIVADLRRHDLARRADLYLHPNPGTDLVWISAVTKYILDQGWEDKDFLREHVNGLEAFRASLEPYTLDHAAEVTGIGKDDLIRVAEMIHQASTTCILWAMGITQHVGGSETSTAICNLLLVTGNFGRPGTGAYPLRGHNNVQGAGDFGCAPLYLPGYERVDDPAVRDKYERAWGVKLPETPGIDNHQMVEKIHTGELKAMYIMGEEMALVDSNANHVQAAFEKLEFLVVQDVFFSKTAQFADVVLPACPSLEKDGTFTNTERRIQRLYKVFDPLGDSKPDWQIFCELANRLGANWTYTHPSEIMAEAASLAELFRGVSYERLEGYRSLQWPVHEDGTDTPLLYTDGFPFPDGKARLYPVSWKPPIEMPAEYDVHVNNGRILEHFHEGNLTYRVRGIVRKVPTAYVEVSPELAAERGIRDGALVRLTSPYGSVKLRAVVTDRVQGNELYLPMNTWHDDEAVNYLTSSYHDDVTHTPAYKEVQVRLEVLEPDGESPMVKGNFRLGHPNPQPGVRVEEKWKRADYQPLVEV; via the coding sequence ATGGCCGGCGCGACCCATGTGGAAGACAAGACATCTCGTGCCACCGGGCCCGTACTCGCCGTCGGCCCTGCGTCCGCACCCACGCCGGCCCGTGCCGCGGCATCGGCGCCGACCGTGCGGGTGAGCGTCGATGGCCGGGAGGTGGAGGTAGCGGCGGGATCGAACGTGCTCGCCGCGGTGCTGCAGACGGACGAGCGGTTCCCGCACATCTGCTACCATCCGGCGCTGGGGCCGATTCAGACCTGCGACACGTGCATCGCGGAGATCGACGGCAAACTGCAGCGGGCTTGCGCCGTGGAGGCGAGGGACGGGATGCAGGTTCGGACCAAGGCCGTGGCGGCCCGCTGGGCCCGCAAGGAGGCGATGGACCGAATCCTGCACAACCACGAGCTGTACTGCACCGTGTGCGACAACAACAACGGCAACTGCGTCGTGCACAACACGGCGATGGCCATGAACATCGAACACCAGAAGTACCCATTCTCACCGAAGCCGTATGAGCAGGACAACTCCCACCCGTTCTACCGCTACGATCCCGACCAGTGCATCCTCTGCGGCCGCTGCGTCGAGGCGTGCCAGAACCTGCAGGTGAGCGAGGTGCTGTCCATCGACTGGTCGCGGGAGCGCCCGCGGGTCATCTGGGACAATGATGTGCCCATCAACGAATCGTCCTGCGTCTCCTGCGGCCACTGCGTGACGGTGTGCCCGTGCAACGCCCTGATGGAGAAGTCGATGCTGGGCGAGGCCGGGTTTTTGACCGGGATCGATCCCGCTTTACTGGAACGGATGATCCACCTCACCAAGGAGACGGAACCGGGCTATGGGCCCATCTTCACCGTCTCCGAGGTGGAGGCGAAGATGCGCGAGGCCCGCATCCAGCGGACGAAGACCGTCTGTACGTACTGCGGTGTTGGCTGCAGCTTCGACATCTGGACGAAGGGCCGAAAGATCCTGAGGGTCCAACCGCAGATGGAGGCCCCGGCCAACCAGATCTCCACCTGCGTCAAAGGCAAGTTCGGGTGGGAGTGGGTGAACCATCGGGATCGACTGCTCACGCCGCTCATCCGCCGAGGGGACGAGTTCGTGCCCGCCACCTGGGACGAGGCCCTGGACCTGGTGGCGCAGCGGCTCACCGAGATCAAGCAGAGGTACGGGCCGGATGCCATCGGGTACATCTCGTCGTCAAAATGCACCAATGAGGAAAACTACCTGATGCAGAAGTTCGCCCGCGCCGTCATGGGCACGAACAACATCGACAACTGCTCGCGGTACTGCCAGACCCCGGCCACCGAGGGGCTGCACCGCACCGTCGGGTACGGCGGAGACTCGGGTTCCATCCGTGACATCGAGATGGCCGATTTGGTCATCGTGATCGGCGCCAACCCGGCCGAGTCGCACCCGGTGCTCTCCACGCGCGTCCGGCGGGCGCACAAAAAACGCGGCCAGAAGCTGATTGTCGCCGACCTGCGCCGGCACGACCTGGCCCGCCGGGCAGACCTGTACCTGCACCCCAATCCGGGTACGGACCTGGTGTGGATCAGCGCGGTCACCAAATATATCCTCGATCAGGGCTGGGAGGATAAAGATTTTCTGCGCGAACACGTCAACGGCTTGGAGGCATTTCGTGCTTCCCTCGAACCGTATACGCTCGATCACGCCGCCGAAGTGACGGGTATCGGCAAGGACGATCTGATCCGCGTCGCCGAGATGATCCACCAGGCGAGCACCACCTGCATCCTGTGGGCGATGGGCATCACTCAGCACGTGGGTGGCAGCGAGACGTCGACGGCCATCTGCAACCTGCTGCTGGTGACCGGCAACTTCGGCCGACCGGGCACCGGCGCGTATCCGCTGCGCGGCCACAACAACGTCCAGGGCGCGGGGGATTTCGGCTGCGCACCGCTGTACCTGCCGGGTTACGAACGGGTGGACGACCCAGCGGTGCGTGACAAGTACGAGCGTGCCTGGGGTGTGAAGCTGCCGGAGACCCCCGGGATCGACAATCATCAGATGGTGGAGAAGATCCACACAGGCGAGCTGAAGGCGATGTACATCATGGGCGAGGAGATGGCCCTCGTCGACTCGAACGCCAACCACGTCCAAGCGGCGTTCGAGAAGTTGGAGTTCTTGGTCGTCCAGGACGTGTTCTTCAGCAAGACCGCGCAATTCGCGGACGTGGTGCTGCCGGCCTGTCCAAGCCTGGAGAAGGACGGGACGTTCACCAATACGGAGCGGCGCATCCAGCGCCTGTACAAGGTATTCGATCCGCTCGGCGACTCCAAACCGGACTGGCAGATCTTCTGCGAGCTGGCAAACCGCCTGGGCGCGAACTGGACGTACACCCACCCGTCGGAGATCATGGCGGAGGCGGCCTCGTTGGCGGAATTGTTCCGGGGCGTCTCCTACGAGCGGCTGGAAGGGTACCGCAGCTTGCAGTGGCCAGTGCATGAAGACGGAACGGACACGCCGCTGCTCTATACGGACGGGTTTCCCTTCCCGGACGGAAAGGCCCGTCTGTATCCCGTGTCGTGGAAGCCCCCGATTGAGATGCCCGCGGAGTATGACGTGCACGTGAACAACGGCCGCATTCTGGAACACTTTCACGAGGGCAATCTCACGTACCGGGTGCGGGGCATCGTGCGCAAGGTCCCGACGGCGTACGTGGAGGTCTCGCCGGAGCTGGCGGCGGAGCGCGGCATCCGGGACGGGGCGTTGGTGCGCCTCACGTCCCCGTACGGCAGCGTGAAGCTGCGGGCGGTCGTCACAGACCGCGTGCAGGGCAACGAACTGTATCTACCGATGAACACATGGCACGACGACGAGGCCGTGAACTACCTGACGAGCAGTTACCACGACGACGTCACCCACACCCCGGCGTACAAGGAGGTCCAGGTGCGGCTGGAGGTCCTAGAGCCGGACGGAGAGTCCCCCATGGTCAAGGGCAATTTCCGGCTGGGCCATCCGAATCCGCAGCCAGGCGTGCGGGTGGAGGAGAAGTGGAAGCGTGCGGACTACCAGCCGCTCGTCGAGGTGTGA
- a CDS encoding DUF1641 domain-containing protein: MAKAIQTVRWPEPDPAAEAAAQRARLHNVAAEEAQALEKMMRLLGHLDDAGLLDIANALLAQGGQVMEIIVRQAEKPGTLGLLKSAIALTQGLSQADPQALRHLFAGLSAAGEAAGEASRGGRPHQVGGVFGLWRAMRDPDVAAGLGVMMEMLRGIGASVRRAGEAADGAGAREGARDTDGDLGKSRR, encoded by the coding sequence ATGGCCAAGGCGATTCAGACCGTGCGCTGGCCGGAACCGGATCCGGCCGCGGAGGCAGCGGCGCAGCGGGCAAGGTTGCACAATGTGGCGGCGGAAGAAGCACAGGCCTTGGAGAAGATGATGCGGTTGTTGGGGCACCTGGACGACGCGGGGCTGCTCGACATCGCCAATGCCCTGCTGGCACAGGGCGGGCAGGTGATGGAGATCATCGTCCGCCAGGCGGAAAAGCCGGGCACCTTGGGGTTGTTAAAAAGCGCGATCGCGTTGACACAGGGATTGAGCCAGGCAGACCCGCAGGCCTTGCGCCACCTGTTTGCCGGCCTGTCGGCCGCGGGAGAGGCGGCAGGGGAGGCCTCGCGCGGCGGGCGGCCCCATCAGGTAGGCGGAGTCTTCGGCCTGTGGCGCGCGATGCGGGACCCGGATGTGGCCGCCGGCCTCGGCGTGATGATGGAGATGCTTCGCGGCATCGGGGCCAGCGTCCGGCGTGCCGGTGAGGCAGCGGACGGGGCCGGGGCTCGAGAGGGCGCGAGAGACACGGACGGGGACCTAGGGAAAAGCCGGCGGTGA
- a CDS encoding sulfocyanin-like copper-binding protein: MQRSHSRPHRPVHPRLHRMASTVAALALVALVPACTDRISENGRALNAAAGWASAATDLRDIPGDRLPVNPTKPELYVRQQVIADSSIQIDPARHTVRFRLTAADPNRRQSLRASAVRPPTLTIPQGWQVNVDFHNDNTLHSAMLVTYDTALGAAAQDRHVIGHGAVGDTQSFLFKGRTPGRYAIVCATPGHRDGILAILNVSTDVTTPQLHDGGRTLVAGG; the protein is encoded by the coding sequence ATGCAGCGTTCACACAGCCGCCCTCATCGTCCTGTCCATCCTCGGCTCCACCGCATGGCCAGCACAGTGGCTGCCCTGGCACTCGTCGCCTTGGTCCCAGCCTGTACGGACAGAATCAGCGAAAATGGGCGCGCCCTCAACGCAGCCGCCGGCTGGGCCTCGGCTGCCACCGACCTGCGAGACATTCCCGGGGATCGGCTGCCCGTGAACCCGACCAAGCCCGAGTTGTATGTGCGCCAACAGGTGATCGCCGATTCGAGCATTCAGATCGATCCCGCCCGCCACACCGTTCGCTTCCGCCTGACCGCGGCCGACCCCAACCGGCGTCAGTCCCTGCGTGCCTCCGCCGTACGCCCGCCCACACTCACCATCCCGCAAGGCTGGCAGGTGAACGTCGATTTCCACAACGACAACACCCTGCACAGCGCCATGCTGGTGACCTACGACACGGCACTCGGTGCGGCGGCGCAGGACCGGCACGTGATCGGACACGGTGCAGTCGGCGACACCCAGTCCTTTCTCTTTAAGGGCCGCACGCCAGGACGCTACGCCATCGTCTGCGCCACACCGGGGCACCGCGACGGCATTCTCGCCATCCTCAACGTCTCCACCGACGTCACCACACCGCAATTGCACGACGGCGGCCGCACCCTCGTGGCCGGCGGCTGA